Proteins encoded together in one Hevea brasiliensis isolate MT/VB/25A 57/8 chromosome 16, ASM3005281v1, whole genome shotgun sequence window:
- the LOC110643837 gene encoding allene oxide cyclase, chloroplastic, whose protein sequence is MACFTSSPGTNCSAKVTNSPAEGSKSIVAPTKSVLPFKLATPSLTENSRLLLSKTSSFNSFSVTKRSFSCRNQAASSDDTRPSKVQELYVYEINERDRGSPAFLRLSQKPVNSLGDLVPFTNKVYTGDLKKRIGITAGICVLIQNKPEKNGDRYEAIYSFYFGEYGQISVQGPYLTYEDTYLAVTGGSGIFEGVSGQVKLQQLVFPFKLFYTFYLKGIKDLPEELLGDPVDPNPSVEPHPDAKAAHPHAAIANFTD, encoded by the exons ATGGCTTGCTTTACGTCTTCTCCCGGAACAAATTGTTCTGCCAAGGTGACCAACAGCCCTGCTGAAGGATCTAAATCCATCGTTGCACCCACCAAATCAGTGTTGCCTTTCAAGCTTGCAACcccatctctcactgagaattcaaGACTCCTTCTTTCAAAGACTTCAAGCTTTAACAGCTTCTCTGTCACCAAGAGATCTTTCTCCTGCAGAAACCAAGCGGCCTCATCTGATGACACGAGACCCA GCAAGGTTCAAGAGCTGTATGTGTACGAGATCAATGAGAGAGATCGTGGGAGTCCAGCTTTTCTCCGCTTGAGCCAGAAACCTGTCAATTCTCTTGGTGATCTTGTTCCTTTTACCAACAAA GTTTACACGGGAGACCTGAAAAAACGTATAGGAATAACGGCAGGAATATGTGTGCTGATCCAAAACAAGCCAGAGAAGAATGGCGACCGTTACGAAGCCATATACAGCTTCTACTTCGGTGAGTACGGGCAGATATCGGTGCAGGGACCCTACTTGACCTACGAGGATACGTATCTGGCGGTGACAGGTGGATCGGGCATTTTTGAAGGGGTGTCTGGTCAAGTTAAGCTCCAACAGTTAGTATTTCCATTCAAGCTGTTCTATACCTTTTACTTGAAGGGGATTAAGGACTTGCCTGAGGAGCTGCTAGGCGATCCTGTTGACCCGAACCCTTCTGTAGAGCCGCACCCTGATGCTAAGGCTGCCCACCCACATGCTGCTATTGCTAATTTCACTGATTAA